One Triticum dicoccoides isolate Atlit2015 ecotype Zavitan chromosome 4B, WEW_v2.0, whole genome shotgun sequence genomic window carries:
- the LOC119290744 gene encoding ecotropic viral integration site 5 protein homolog isoform X5, which translates to MDAESRDVYGFAVRPQHLQRFREYAKIYKEEEDERTHRWKDFLDRLADSADLPSTPSIHAAAAGDAESAEKSVKEEHHEAENTDTDKNLEYLKEAGGNEELREVNGEPGDIKGVTSNLEKPKEDSSSRGADCDEDKGEAEERNIKIECVDQVDDNDESIEAKGKPEDFNDVAGNSEKLKEEASADCVTPNKASEEFKEINEGSEEIKVINGGSEGFKDQNGGSKELGEVNNDNFKRFEEIPFDKGLLDELEPIKVESWRRVRASLSIIEKMMSSRVVKRNDTANAISGEVATPLASIEEDRAVEETHEGNSAEESYDAEKVDRSQDGAPGDSTSVTLEGDNGGSYFPWREELESLVRGGVPIALRGEMWQAFVGVGARKITGYYNKLLDERTDVLDEKDLKDQVVNEQKSSPKKDPKPEKWKGQIEKDLPRTFPGHPALDEDGRNALRRLLTAYARHNPSVGYCQAMNFFAGLFLLFMPEENAFWALVGVIDEYFEGYYTEEMIESQVDQLVLEDVVRERFPKLAKHTDILGVQVTWVTGPWFLSIFINMLPWESVLRVWDVILFEGNRTMLFRTTLALLDLYGPALVTTKDAGDAITLLQSLAGSTFDSSQLVLTACMGFQSVKEMGLRELREKHRPEIIAAMEERSKDRKSWKDKKGLATKLYSFKHDPSSVCPQVDSKEGADGLQVNGDSGSTNLGSYLTGLALENELDEGIDLQDQVTWLKVELCKLLEEKRSAELRAEELETALMEMVTQDNRRTLSATVEKLEAEVSEFRKSFEDKQEQEKAMLEILLRMEQEQKVTEDARIAAERDAAEQKYAAHLIQEKYEAVLIALSQMEKRAVMAETMLEATKQYQAGQVKAIQTFAPKSPHADLGKINQEPNQDTPNKKLGILSRGLGWLEKSKGKSNPAETNEG; encoded by the exons ATGGACGCCGAGTCCCG GGACGTTTATGGCTTCGCGGTGCGGCCGCAGCATCTGCAGCGTTTCCGCGAGTATGCCAAGATTTACAAG GAAGAGGAAGATGAGAGAACACATAGATGGAAGGACTTCTTGGACAGATTGGCTGATTCTGCGGATTTGCCCAGCACACCCAGCATTCATGCCGCTGCTGCGGGGGATGCTGAAAGTGCAGAAAAGAGCGTCAAAGAAGAGCACCATGAAGCCGAAAACACAGATACCGACAAAAATTTGGAATATTTGAAGGAAGCTGGCGGCAACGAGGAACTCAGAGAAGTAAATGGCGAGCCAGGAGATATTAAGGGTGTCACTAGCAACTTGGAAAAACCAAAAGAGGACAGCAGTAGCAGAGGGGCAGATTGTGATGAAGACAAAGGTGAAGCAGAAGAGAGGAACATCAAAATAGAATGCGTAGATCAAGTTGATGACAATGATGAATCCATAGAAGCAAAAGGCAAGCCAGAGGATTTCAACGATGTTGCTGGCAACTCAGAAAAACTGAAAGAGGAGGCCAGTGCAGACTGTGTAACACCGAACAAAGCCTCGGAAGAATTCAAGGAAATAAATGAGGGCTCTGAAGAAATAAAAGTTATAAATGGGGGCTCGGAAGGATTTAAAGATCAAAATGGTGGGTCAAAGGAACTGGGAGAAGTGAATAATGACAACTTCAAAAGGTTTGAGGAGATCCCCTTCGATAAGGGGTTGTTGGATGAATTGGAGCCCATAAAAGTCGAGTCTTGGCGGCGGGTGAGGGCATCACTCAGCATCATTGAGAAAATGATGAGCTCTCGGGTCGTCAAAAGAAATGATACTGCAAATGCCATATCTGGAGAGGTTGCGACACCGCTTGCGTCAATTGAAGAAGACAGGGCGGTAGAAGAAACTCATGAAGGGAATTCAGCAGAGGAGTCATATGATGCAGAGAAGGTGGATCGGTCACAGGACGGGGCACCTGGTGATTCAACGAGTGTTACATTGGAGGGAGACAATGGAGGGTCTTATTTTCCTTGGAGGGAGGAACTGGAGAGCTTGGTTCGTGGAGGTGTGCCAATCGCTCTTAGAGGAGAG ATGTGGCAAGCATTTGTGGGTGTTGGTGCTCGGAAAATCACTGGGTATTACAACAAATTGCTAGATGAAAGGACCGATGTATTGGATGAAAAGGACCTTAAGGACCAAGTGGTGAATGAACAGAAAAGTTCACCAAAAAAGGATCCCAAGCCTGAGAAGTGGAAAGGACAGATAGAGAAG GATTTGCCTCGAACATTTCCAGGACACCCTGCATTAGATGAGGACGGGAGAAATGCCTTGAGGCGGTTATTAACAGCATACGCAAGGCATAATCCATCTGTTGGATACTGCCAG GCCATGAACTTTTTTGCCGGGCTATTTTTATTGTTCATGCCTGAAGAGAATGCATTCTG GGCTCTGGTGGGGGTCATTGACGAGTACTTTGAGGGTTACTACACTGAGGAAATGATTGAATCACAG GTTGACCAACTTGTTCTTGAGGACGTTGTACGAGAAAGGTTCCCAAAATTGG CCAAACATACGGATATCTTGGGAGTTCAGGTGACATGGGTGACTGGACCATGGTTTCTTTCAATTTTCATCAACATGCTTCCATGGGAAAGTG TTCTTCGTGTTTGGGATGTGATCCTCTTTGAAGGAAATCGTACAATGTTGTTCCGGACAACCCTTGCTTTGCTGGACTTATATG GGCCTGCCTTGGTGACCACAAAGGATGCTGGAGATGCAATTACGTTACTGCAGTCTCTTGCTGGCTCTACCTTTGACAGCAGCCAACTTGTATTGACAGCTTGTATGGGTTTTCAGTCAGTCAAAGAAATGGGATTGCGAGAGCTAAGAGAAAAGCACAGGCCAGAGATTATAGCGGCTATGGAGGAAAGATCAAAAGACCGTAAATCCTGGAAAGATAAGAAGGGGTTAGCAACTAAATTATATAGCTTTAAACATGACCCCTCATCTGTGTGCCCACAAGTTGATTCCAAGGAAGGGGCAGATGGTTTGCAAGTGAATGGGGACTCTGGGTCAACAAACCTGGGGAGCTACCTTACTGGTTTAGCATTAGAAAATGAGTTGGATGAGGGCATTGATCTTCAAGATCAG GTAACATGGCTAAAGGTTGAGCTGTGCAAACTGCTTGAGGAGAAAAGATCAGCTGAACTCAG GGCCGAGGAGTTAGAAACTGCTTTAATGGAGATGGTCACGCAAGACAATAGACGTACGCTGAGTGCTACG GTTGAGAAATTGGAGGCAGAGGTATCTGAATTCCGAAAATCTTTCGAAgataagcaagaacaagaaaaggcaATGCTTGAG ATTTTGTTAAGAATGGAGCAGGAGCAGAAAGTGACAGAAGATGCCCGCATAGCTGCTGAGCGAGATGCTGCTGAACAAAAATATGCTGCTCATTTGATCCAG GAGAAGTATGAAGcagtcttgatagcactttcacaaATGGAGAAGAGAGCTGTGATGGCAGAAACTATGTTGGAAGCTACAAAGCAGTACCAGGCTGGGCAGGTTAAAGCCATCCAAACGTTCGCCCCAAA GTCACCGCATGCAGACCTTGGGAAGATAAATCAAGAACCAAATCAAGATACACCTAACAAGAAATTGGGCATACTTTCTAGGGGGCTTGGATGGCTAGAGAAGAGCAAG GGAAAGTCGAATCCCGCTGAAACGAATGAAGGCTAA
- the LOC119290744 gene encoding ecotropic viral integration site 5 protein homolog isoform X2: protein MRWPELSSLGIVADVVEVWRRDVYGFAVRPQHLQRFREYAKIYKEEEDERTHRWKDFLDRLADSADLPSTPSIHAAAAGDAESAEKSVKEEHHEAENTDTDKNLEYLKEAGGNEELREVNGEPGDIKGVTSNLEKPKEDSSSRGADCDEDKGEAEERNIKIECVDQVDDNDESIEAKGKPEDFNDVAGNSEKLKEEASADCVTPNKASEEFKEINEGSEEIKVINGGSEGFKDQNGGSKELGEVNNDNFKRFEEIPFDKGLLDELEPIKVESWRRVRASLSIIEKMMSSRVVKRNDTANAISGEVATPLASIEEDRAVEETHEGNSAEESYDAEKVDRSQDGAPGDSTSVTLEGDNGGSYFPWREELESLVRGGVPIALRGEMWQAFVGVGARKITGYYNKLLDERTDVLDEKDLKDQVVNEQKSSPKKDPKPEKWKGQIEKDLPRTFPGHPALDEDGRNALRRLLTAYARHNPSVGYCQAMNFFAGLFLLFMPEENAFWALVGVIDEYFEGYYTEEMIESQVDQLVLEDVVRERFPKLAKHTDILGVQVTWVTGPWFLSIFINMLPWESVLRVWDVILFEGNRTMLFRTTLALLDLYGPALVTTKDAGDAITLLQSLAGSTFDSSQLVLTACMGFQSVKEMGLRELREKHRPEIIAAMEERSKDRKSWKDKKGLATKLYSFKHDPSSVCPQVDSKEGADGLQVNGDSGSTNLGSYLTGLALENELDEGIDLQDQVTWLKVELCKLLEEKRSAELRAEELETALMEMVTQDNRRTLSATVEKLEAEVSEFRKSFEDKQEQEKAMLEILLRMEQEQKVTEDARIAAERDAAEQKYAAHLIQEKYEAVLIALSQMEKRAVMAETMLEATKQYQAGQVKAIQTFAPKSPHADLGKINQEPNQDTPNKKLGILSRGLGWLEKSKGKSNPAETNEG, encoded by the exons ATGCGGTGGCCGGAGTTGTCGTCTCTGGGCATTGTGGCTGATGTTGTTGAGGTTTGGCGCAGGGACGTTTATGGCTTCGCGGTGCGGCCGCAGCATCTGCAGCGTTTCCGCGAGTATGCCAAGATTTACAAG GAAGAGGAAGATGAGAGAACACATAGATGGAAGGACTTCTTGGACAGATTGGCTGATTCTGCGGATTTGCCCAGCACACCCAGCATTCATGCCGCTGCTGCGGGGGATGCTGAAAGTGCAGAAAAGAGCGTCAAAGAAGAGCACCATGAAGCCGAAAACACAGATACCGACAAAAATTTGGAATATTTGAAGGAAGCTGGCGGCAACGAGGAACTCAGAGAAGTAAATGGCGAGCCAGGAGATATTAAGGGTGTCACTAGCAACTTGGAAAAACCAAAAGAGGACAGCAGTAGCAGAGGGGCAGATTGTGATGAAGACAAAGGTGAAGCAGAAGAGAGGAACATCAAAATAGAATGCGTAGATCAAGTTGATGACAATGATGAATCCATAGAAGCAAAAGGCAAGCCAGAGGATTTCAACGATGTTGCTGGCAACTCAGAAAAACTGAAAGAGGAGGCCAGTGCAGACTGTGTAACACCGAACAAAGCCTCGGAAGAATTCAAGGAAATAAATGAGGGCTCTGAAGAAATAAAAGTTATAAATGGGGGCTCGGAAGGATTTAAAGATCAAAATGGTGGGTCAAAGGAACTGGGAGAAGTGAATAATGACAACTTCAAAAGGTTTGAGGAGATCCCCTTCGATAAGGGGTTGTTGGATGAATTGGAGCCCATAAAAGTCGAGTCTTGGCGGCGGGTGAGGGCATCACTCAGCATCATTGAGAAAATGATGAGCTCTCGGGTCGTCAAAAGAAATGATACTGCAAATGCCATATCTGGAGAGGTTGCGACACCGCTTGCGTCAATTGAAGAAGACAGGGCGGTAGAAGAAACTCATGAAGGGAATTCAGCAGAGGAGTCATATGATGCAGAGAAGGTGGATCGGTCACAGGACGGGGCACCTGGTGATTCAACGAGTGTTACATTGGAGGGAGACAATGGAGGGTCTTATTTTCCTTGGAGGGAGGAACTGGAGAGCTTGGTTCGTGGAGGTGTGCCAATCGCTCTTAGAGGAGAG ATGTGGCAAGCATTTGTGGGTGTTGGTGCTCGGAAAATCACTGGGTATTACAACAAATTGCTAGATGAAAGGACCGATGTATTGGATGAAAAGGACCTTAAGGACCAAGTGGTGAATGAACAGAAAAGTTCACCAAAAAAGGATCCCAAGCCTGAGAAGTGGAAAGGACAGATAGAGAAG GATTTGCCTCGAACATTTCCAGGACACCCTGCATTAGATGAGGACGGGAGAAATGCCTTGAGGCGGTTATTAACAGCATACGCAAGGCATAATCCATCTGTTGGATACTGCCAG GCCATGAACTTTTTTGCCGGGCTATTTTTATTGTTCATGCCTGAAGAGAATGCATTCTG GGCTCTGGTGGGGGTCATTGACGAGTACTTTGAGGGTTACTACACTGAGGAAATGATTGAATCACAG GTTGACCAACTTGTTCTTGAGGACGTTGTACGAGAAAGGTTCCCAAAATTGG CCAAACATACGGATATCTTGGGAGTTCAGGTGACATGGGTGACTGGACCATGGTTTCTTTCAATTTTCATCAACATGCTTCCATGGGAAAGTG TTCTTCGTGTTTGGGATGTGATCCTCTTTGAAGGAAATCGTACAATGTTGTTCCGGACAACCCTTGCTTTGCTGGACTTATATG GGCCTGCCTTGGTGACCACAAAGGATGCTGGAGATGCAATTACGTTACTGCAGTCTCTTGCTGGCTCTACCTTTGACAGCAGCCAACTTGTATTGACAGCTTGTATGGGTTTTCAGTCAGTCAAAGAAATGGGATTGCGAGAGCTAAGAGAAAAGCACAGGCCAGAGATTATAGCGGCTATGGAGGAAAGATCAAAAGACCGTAAATCCTGGAAAGATAAGAAGGGGTTAGCAACTAAATTATATAGCTTTAAACATGACCCCTCATCTGTGTGCCCACAAGTTGATTCCAAGGAAGGGGCAGATGGTTTGCAAGTGAATGGGGACTCTGGGTCAACAAACCTGGGGAGCTACCTTACTGGTTTAGCATTAGAAAATGAGTTGGATGAGGGCATTGATCTTCAAGATCAG GTAACATGGCTAAAGGTTGAGCTGTGCAAACTGCTTGAGGAGAAAAGATCAGCTGAACTCAG GGCCGAGGAGTTAGAAACTGCTTTAATGGAGATGGTCACGCAAGACAATAGACGTACGCTGAGTGCTACG GTTGAGAAATTGGAGGCAGAGGTATCTGAATTCCGAAAATCTTTCGAAgataagcaagaacaagaaaaggcaATGCTTGAG ATTTTGTTAAGAATGGAGCAGGAGCAGAAAGTGACAGAAGATGCCCGCATAGCTGCTGAGCGAGATGCTGCTGAACAAAAATATGCTGCTCATTTGATCCAG GAGAAGTATGAAGcagtcttgatagcactttcacaaATGGAGAAGAGAGCTGTGATGGCAGAAACTATGTTGGAAGCTACAAAGCAGTACCAGGCTGGGCAGGTTAAAGCCATCCAAACGTTCGCCCCAAA GTCACCGCATGCAGACCTTGGGAAGATAAATCAAGAACCAAATCAAGATACACCTAACAAGAAATTGGGCATACTTTCTAGGGGGCTTGGATGGCTAGAGAAGAGCAAG GGAAAGTCGAATCCCGCTGAAACGAATGAAGGCTAA